From the genome of Arthrobacter alpinus, one region includes:
- a CDS encoding helix-turn-helix domain-containing protein: MSQLMAAAVVAKLLTLEEVAQMLRKTPASLRWMIHVGTAPASALIGNRRMFRETDVVAYINAAFDGASK, translated from the coding sequence ATGAGTCAACTCATGGCAGCAGCTGTCGTCGCAAAGCTGCTGACGTTGGAGGAGGTGGCGCAGATGTTGCGCAAGACGCCAGCATCGTTGCGCTGGATGATCCACGTGGGCACCGCACCGGCATCTGCACTTATTGGAAACCGAAGGATGTTCCGGGAAACAGACGTCGTGGCCTACATCAATGCCGCGTTCGACGGGGCCAGCAAGTAA